The Vitis vinifera cultivar Pinot Noir 40024 chromosome 18, ASM3070453v1 region aagaagaaacagagTGCTCATTTCATTCTCATTCATCATACAGAGAAATATGAGTAGCAAGGTTCTTGATACAGGGGGCGGGCAAAAAGAGTACTGTAAATAATCTGTAACTAACTCCAGCTCATCTCTTAGAAAAATACAAAAGCAGCTGTCTAACTAACAGGACTTTTATTCTTACAGTTAAGATCATCTTAATAGATGTGGCTTGGAATTGATATGGTATACTTGGATCAAATCTTACTTATAGTGTTGACTACTCCATCTGCATCATTGAAATCTTCAAGGCGAATAGGGGATGGAGTTGTGCAGGGAGGCATGTAATCAGGAGGTGGAAGGAGACTAGTTTCTGGTGTGCCACCATCCTTCACTATGAAAACAGTGGCCATACCCCATGTGAAATGCCGATCCAAATGACAATGCCATAGCCACACACCTTCAAGAAAATCATCCACACAATCAGTTTCGAAAATTAGCATCTATGATTCATCTATAAAACGAGTGGATGAAAAGTTGAGGAAGAACATACCTGGATTGTCAACTCTAAGTCTGATGGCAACCCACCCATTCTTAGGAACTCTAACCGTGTTTTGTTCAGGTGGATCAACCAAGTTATAGCCTTTAGGATCAGCCACAGGGTCGAAATTTCCAAAACCCATGCCAACCACAAAAAAGGTATATCCATGCAGATGAACTGGATGATCTTCAGCTGACGTTAGCAAATTTGTTCCCTGGAATACAATCTCCAATGTTTCATTGTAATTCAGCACCTTCACCTTGGTTGCTGGCTTCGTTATGGCAGAAGGCAAATCGTCCACACCAGTGAAGTCAAAAAAGGAAGGCGGGTCGTCTGGAAAATCTGTGGTGTAAACCCCACTTATGTGCCTGAAATTAAGGATTTGGAATCATTAGGAAGCAAATATTAAAGTCCATGTTTTTTAGTAGTAGGCAACAAAGGTATACCTGTAGTAGGCATCCAATATACTAGAACTGGGATCCATGAAACTTATGTTGTTCAAGGTGGAAGCAATATGGGGGACTATAATTCCCTCAAATGTATAGCTGACCAGATTAATTGAAGCTGTTATGAACATTCTGGTAGTTACATTTTGGGGCACATTTGCTGGGTGTTCTGGGCTTGCTAAGCTCCTGAGCTTGCTGGTGAAGTTATATCCAGCGTCTAATTGGTAAAAAGTGGGAAGCGTAGTGGGAAGGGAAGGCGAAGCTGGTGGGGTGTAGTTGCCTCTATACTGAAGTATCGCGGTAGCGGTCATATTGGTAAAGTCAGGTATACTTGGGTCAATGGTGACAAATTGTCTTATAGCCATGTAATAGTAACTTGGGGTTTGGTTTGCTGTGATCAAGACATCCATGGTTTGTCCTGGGGTGATCATTAAGTAATTGGTAACTAATGGTTTGGTGTAGGTTCCATCTGTGCCAACGACTGTCAAGTTGTGCTCAGAAATAGCAAAGAAGAGTTCTGAGTTCATGGCTGCGTTCACTATGCGAAGAAGATAGGTCTTGCCATAATCCACAACCAAACTGTATGCTGGCTCTGCCACACAGGAAACAAACATGGTGATCATCAGatctaaatttataaatgtacaACGACTTGAAATTCCTCTTCaacttttttcatatatatgcaTAAGTCTGTTAGAAATGTTAACTAGTTATATGCTTAATTACATACCACTAGAGCATGCGACTAGATCTCCAGGAAAGCCATTGATGGTGTAAGCATCGGATTCGGGTGTAGTAGCATTATAATGGATCAGGTCATACTCAAGCTCCACGTTCTGGTCTGCATCATACCAACATGCTGCAGGTACATGATCATGAGAAGCTGCTCTTcctaaaaatatacaaaatcataaattttgatgaaaatatttGCATACCCAATACAATAACTTCTTCGCCATCAGGCTGGGGAAATGGATAGGTGGTTCCTTCAGCTGGCAAAACCACGATGGCACCGTGCACAGTGGCCCGTGTCCAGTCACTATGGGCATGCCACCAAAGGGTTCCTTCCTGATCTTCACTAAATATCACCTTCTGTGTGAAGCTTGTCCCTGGTTGAATCTGGCACTGCGTGATGTGATCTGGGCCATCTGACCATGGATTCCTTGGCTGCTTCACTCCATGCCTAATAACAAAAATGACATCTATAACATTTATTCTTCAGCTTTGACGTCTTATTAGTTATTAGTTAGTTCCTTCATCTTCTAAGAATGTAggcaaaactccaattcttttATCTAGTTTATATGGGGAGTGTCAGTATGAGAAAGAGATTCAAGTGTCCTCACCAATGAATGGTGACGCCATGACTCCCTTCATTCTGAACATTGATAATAGCCGTATCGCCTGTGTGAACATAAACCACTGGCCCTGGGAAGCTCTCATTTACAGCCAGCATGGTCTTTGTGACACACAGCCTTGTGAAATTGGTGTCCTTGAGCTACAAGACGACCAGCAAAATGGAAGAATatgagtatattaaaaaaaataaaaataaataacaaacaaGGTCCATAAATATCAGAAAAGCGGGCAAGAAGGATCCAATGATTAAATTAACCAAGGCAGTGCCAAAAGCATAACTCACAACAAAATCATAGTAGTGCGTATCCCCTTCAGCAATCCTGCAGACAAGCATCAATCCACTCAAAAGCACAAGAAGCAGAAACTGTACGGCAGAACCCATTTTCTCCAACGCCATTATTTCTTCACTCTCCCTCTTCTAATATACGTCTACTGAGAGGAAGGAGGCCAGTTAAAATTTGGCTCCTAAATGCTACTTCATTTAAACCAAGTGTCTATAAGAACAACGGTTGGTCCTGAGTTAGTTGGACTGGCCCAGGTTTGCCTTTGGTTGATTTCTTGTTGTTTCAATTTTAGGTGGAGTCCATGGTCTGACCTCTTTGTTCCCACCCCACTTTTGTCTCCCCTGAAATTGCCACGTAGGCTAGAAAAACGTTGCCAAACAACATTCGACTCACGGAATGTGAAaagatcaaaattaatttatgaaattttaattatttgattttgtaattAAAGTGAAAGCCAAACAACATTCCAATGACTAATGAAATGTGAAAGCATCAATgaatatttacttatttattgataaataattatttattaatttcggGACAGCATTATGTTTggtatatatataatgtataaaTCCAAAAATAAGGGATGTGGTCAAAGAGTTAATATATTAATGTCTAAGATACTACAAAAAGAAGAGAtgttattaattgtaaaaaatagaaaaactccTATAAAAAAGAGATATGATCGATGTAAAAATCTTAAGTGTGGATGGTTCCGAGAAAAAGttgaattaagaaaaatagaacTTGTAAGaaatttttcaatattgtaTCATGGTTTGCTAATTTTTGGATAGAGttcttcaattattaatttatatttccttAGGTCTctaaaggtttttaaaaaaattattatatgagGCATTTAGTAAGATTACTAATTTAAACATTGATTCGAGTTTgaacaagaaaattttattattcaagtgaGAACCATCAACAATTTTGATACCAATTGTAATACCCCGTTGTCAATCGTATGGATATTATTCGTTCTAATATCAAATAACCCTCATAATTTTAAAACGCATctataaagtaaaaaagaacTCGTACATGTACAGCTTTAGGAACTTTTTTTGCCATCCAGTGAGAGTTAAAATTGGTGGatgaaaatcataaaactatatttgaaaaatgaccctgaaaaggtgaatgaaaaaaaaaatgggaaataaCCATCAACAACactaatttttaagataaagttaaataaaataagaattaaaatgtGATTAATTGGaagagatttttcttttttttgaataTCAATGTTTAAAATTAGTATCTAATAAATGAAGCAATGAACTAACAATTGATATTTTGAAGAAGTAAATGTTAAAAGATTTGTGCAACATTAATGttttggaattaaaatttaatagataaaataataaaatcataaattgagTGTTCCTTGAAATggatgaaataaatatttgcattctaaaacaaagaagattgaggagaaaataagagaaacttGAAGGAAAATATTCAACTCAAAAGTTATCTTAATCTAATCCTATTTACGAGATttaatttgaaagaatttttaagtttttgatatAATGAAATTATCTACCGAATGAAAAGCGGGTTTTAattcactaattttaaaaaatatatatatagaaaaaaaagccttaaaatttataaattatattatcaaataaaatggtattttaggaaaaaattatttgatttataaaaaagtgtatatattttaaaatatttttaaatgaatgaaagataaaattaaaattcaattttatatatatatatatatatatatatatatatatatattaaatagtgAGTCAAACCCACTTTTTCtgtgattttttgtttttttcttttgaaatacATGAATGTTTGCTAGAAGTTGGACTAGGCTCCTTTGTCCACCCTATGGAGAGATATTTAGTTGGCTGCTGGGCTTGATGTCTGCCGGAATCCTTACCATGTAGTAAAAGGTAGCTGTAGTTTGCCATGTTGTGAATCACATGTGGGAATTCTTTTAATCACCTGTGGGAATTCTTTTTGAGTCACATCAGCATAATCTTGACTGATGGATGTGACCCTGCAACTAACTTTTTGATCTCTTGCTCATCGCccattgaaaaattaattaatgacttatttgacagtgaaaatgaaaaataaaaaagaaagtatttttatttaaattaaaaatgagaataatGTAGAGACTTTTATTCGAGCATGTCATTGGAAATTGTTTAGTAAAGAAATAGTCATTTCTAacataaatatttgaaagtagatttaaaaaattcttaatatattttaccaatgtttttttctttctaatttttaaaattaatttataattaaaaatttgatctaattaattgcaaattatagtaaaatattttagaatactCTATCTGCAGTTGAATATTAAATGTAATGAAAAACTTAtcaacaattattatttttaaattagtataattcatttttaattaaaaaaaaagaaaaaaaattatatttgtagatgtttatatccatatttttataacatatattaaaataatatatttttataaaaatataatttatgattttattataatattactatcatattttattaaaaaaatatttatttttaaatttatttataattaaaaatctatcaTGTAAGGAatcttagagagagagagaaccaaGGGAAAAAGGTGTGGTATAGAAATGTATGCCTGAACCATAGTTTTGAGAAGTCGACATCTTTGAATGGCAAGTACctcaatatttaatatattatataatttaatatattatataaaattaaaattaattataagaaattagaaatataaatataattcaatttttttaataaatattttatcttttatatttgatatcatGGAATGAAACGATGataactttaaatataaatatattaatattttaaattttatttaataatatatatatatatatatatatatatatatttaaaataaaaggaaaaatataatattcaattctatttacatattaaaaattaaaaattttattatttgaatacttatcattataaaaataaatattcactTAAACATTTATGcttatttaagaatttaaattaatgaaacttcaaaagaaaacaaaaacaaaaaataaaaaccaaaggTTACATTATTGGGTTTTTGTAATAGTTTGCATATAGCCCAATGGTAGATATTTCCTTAGTTCTGTGCTGCTggcattttcattttctatccATCTAACGCATCCCACATCAGAAAttgacataaaatatttgttCCTGAGCTTAAGATGAAATTAACAAAGCATTTGGCCCATTAGCAGTGGGCTGAACTGGGGATTAGCCTCTGGCCCCGCTCGGTGTTGCCACTTGCCATACCCCATGTGAAGCGTCAGTCCAAATTTATGGGATTGAATGTGTCTACTCCCTAGGGTCTTAGATCTGTCTATAACACTCCTCCTTGCAAGCTCTTATAGATTTTATAAGGAAAATCTTTAACCTTTGTTGAAGTTGTAAGGTACTTTACAACatatcttgaaaatttgagagTTAGACATTCAAGCTTTTGATGGATCACAATACCTCTCTTAGGTTTCTTGTACTTCAATATAATAAGCCTATTTATATTTAGAAAACCCTAAATATCTAATAAGGAGAGTTTCCCCACTTTCACACATaccaaaaaatgggtttttagAATTAAAACCCAAGTGGGAATCACTAGAATTAGTTGAACATTCGAATGCCCTTGGAGCATTTGAATGCTCTCCCATATATCTCTCtatttttgtgattttcttACATTTATCATTTATCTGTACTCTTGtaattcataattatatattaGTTATTCCAAATTAATAATCTAAAAATACATACCTCAAAATTAACGACTCTAAATGATTCCAAATTCGATTCTATTGAAGTTTCTTGAAGATATTAAGATTAACGAGTTTTTTAATAagaagggttaatttcattgacCTCCTCTGAGGTTTTGGCTAAATACCTTTGGCCTTCATTGAAtcgaaatttcatcaaatacctatcttatttttttcatttgatatttttattcacCTTTCttctaattcaaaataaaggaggtatttgatgaattttcaagtcAATAGAAGCTAATTGTATTTAGTTAAAACTTTAAGAAAGTTGAATGAAATCAACCCTAAGTAAGAtatgaaacaaaattgtcaattaaACATAGtacattaatatttataatcaatagctttattttttctaaggaTAAAGATTATatggataaataaaatatactttGTGCTATTGTATACATATTTTTCCATAATTCATagcaattaaaatattttgaatgaatgtaaagagattttttagaatagtaacatttggaattaaaaacttaattaaagAGAGATAGGAGGATGAATTGATGGGAAGATATGAAAAGAACTTTTAAAACAATGATTTTGTGGTTAGAAATTTTATGAAATGGAAATTAGAtgtcaaattaaaatttagaaaaataagatgAATATTAAGAACATTTTTcttgaatattaatattaaaattatatttgaaattgagaTTTGAAGCAAATTAAGTACACATCAAGAGATTTTGTTCAACATTAATATTTGGAACAAGAatttaataactaaaataattagataaattAATTGACTTTTGAAATGGatagaataattaaaactaatactTGATGCTAAAGTAGAGAGAGGATTATTGAGAaacaatgacttgactttttcatggattaagaatgaatatatatacacaaacctaaaacacaaaaataggaaacaatctacccaaaacacaaaaataggaaactacaactaattagaagaatttaaaaatagaaagaaaatctatTGTAATGAATTCTCTAATATGCCCCCTCAAGATGGAGCTTCGGAGGAGACGCCAATCTTGACCTGTAAttcttctaattttaaaaataaaataaaattgggaacacgtaaaaattattattatttatctattttaatatatatatatatatatatatatatatatatatgtaaagatattttaaaaaatgataaaaaataaataaaattgaacataatattttttttttctttttctttgactCGGTACTAATATTGAAAATCTTCAGTATGATCATCCTTTGAGTTATGcgtattatttttgttttaatttctttaaaactttttattgagtaaataaattttaaattgaactataattaatacataaaatttattaattttttaaaaataatttaaaattaaaaaactaattaattattatttgaaagtCATGAAACTCAATAACATTATAAAGTCAttgacaaaaatttattttattgacttGGCTACTTTCTTCTTTATAAATAGTCAtatctttacaaaaaaatttactagacaaataaattcaaaatcaagcaagacttaagatttagatttattaacacgtctagtaatttttaaaaataaattaaaactcaaataataaatatattgatatcATAAGTTTATGGACAAAGATTGGTTCAAAATGACTTTATTATTTCTCGTCTGCATAGAACcatattttgtgatttttttaatagacaAACAAACTTAAAATTAAGCAAGAGATAATgtgttggattcattaacaagtttgataatttttaaaaatgatttgaaactcaaatagtgaCCTAATTagtacaaaaaaatttatggataaaaattggtccataatgactattatttttttttctatattggAGGTATTGGTCATAGAAGACGACCAACCTATAGGTCTGCCTACCTTTCAAGGGTCAGGTGTCAGATTTTGCTACAAAAGCTCTCTTTCAAGGGGTGTCAAATTTTGTCAGGAAGGGGTACCCAGATGTTGTACTTGACCGAATATCATCTCCCAATTGAGAAGTCCTCCCAGTTCCATTTGAACCTATAGTGATTCAAGAGCTTGTCCCAACTGATCctagaagaattaaaaaattgatcatcGGGAAAAAGTTGTCGGGCCACCAACATGGATTATGTGTCACAGATACTGAGGGTAGCAACAAAACATGTATGAGGAATAAATTCCGAAGGAAAACCTTGTCCTATAACGTCAACATGAAGCGTTAAAAAGGACAACCGCACCCCACCTAACACAGATCTACCCAACTAATTGTGTATGCCACACAACTTCTAACATCTAACTCTCGACATAACATTTCCCTAAGAGAAGGTTGACCCACTTGACCAATAAGGACTTAGTTTGTGAAGACTACAAGAGAGGAAGAAAAACAAGAGATGGGAGAGATCTTTTTCCTACACAGCCAAGACACCCACCATTAGAAGAGATgacactagaagattggctagtgACTCGGATAGTCACTGGATGATCACATTCAGAAAGGTTGTGCACCAATAATTGGTGTCGTCTATCGGAATGAAACAAAAAGCTAACCATGGTGACTAAATGGGCAACTAACCATATTGATGGTGAGTTTCATCCCAATAACGAGCAGCCACAATGGATGATTGAACCCCAATTGATGGAGTACCGAAGATAGCTACATGAGCTGAAAAGAGCCAATGACTAGCTCAGAAGGGAGAACCTAGATCTTGGCGTCTTGACTTGGTACAATTACCCAAACACTACCAATTGACAAAGAGGCGTTGGCGGGCCTgccaaataaaaatttcttgGTCCTCCCAAATGGCCCAATTCGTCTGGAAGCAAAGATCCCCAAATGAGGAGGCACGATCATCAACAATTGTATTTTTCGAAGTGGATCTACTGTGCATCATACGAcgacccaaaagaaaaaaaaaaaaaaagccttagGTGCCAAGAAGCACCCAACCCAAAAAGCCTAAGGTGCCCAAATAGCTCCCAACCAGGCCTAGAGTCTAACAAAGCCTAAAGTGTCCAAGAATCACTCGACTAGGCCTAACGTTTAACAAAGCTAAAGGTGCTCAAGTAGTACCCGGCCAGGCCTAGAGCCTAACAAAACTTAAAATGCCTAAGAAGAACCTGGTCAAGCCTAACGCCTAACAAAACCTAAAGTGCCCAAGTAGCATCTGACCAGGCCTAACACCTAACAAAGCCTTAGGTGCCAAGCAGCACTCTACCAAAAAGTCCAAGGTGCCAAGAAGTACCCGACCAAAAGCCTTAGGTGCCAAAGAAGTGCTTGACTAAAAAGCCTTAGGTGTCGAGTAGTACCTGGCTAAAACTTTAAGTGACAAAAAGCACCCAACTAAAAAGCCTTAGGTGCCAAGAAGCACTTGGCCAAAGACATTAGTTACTAAAAAAGCACatgactgattactactcaaaaagaacatattttagataataattctcatgagtttcacatattttgagtagtaattatgcctaaaacactcaattaacatgtgttttgcccttgcaagagttacttacaagttttatgaagttttggagcCATTTCAAGATATcattttgataaatttgtgtcaaaagagatgaatcaaattgaagaaagcAAATAAAGTTGACGATGATCCAAATACACAATGAAAGAAGTAATGTAATTGGTTtggaccaagctttggagctgaattgaaggtggtggaaatagattaaaaatgaagaaacgagagaaattgcaaagaggagtcgaaaaaacatgtttttcaatttcgcatgaccatgcgaaatgaAACAAAATGGGTTTTGGCTGTAGCATACTAAGggaaaagtgaaaagaaattttgcatgaccatgcgaaacgCTCCAAGAAGacgaaaataattttgatggaTCTTCCACTTCGCACCATCATGCAAAATTGCTGGGACTCGTGCGAAAATGTATTTTCTCTAGATTTCGTGATGAAGAAGCCTCCGGAAAacctcttagatgatgccaagtgtccacttgaccttggcctataaatagaaacgaGATTGACtcattctaaaattttttgatttttcataattgtagaactttccatatttcttctctctatataattctctacttttttttttctctcattttcttgatagccaaacatgtcttgtgagatcaaatctccaagcatgagtggctaaatctcgtttttctcggaggagggaggatctagaggcaagatctatggtgaattagagaattgagcttgaattgcaaaggtaatttgatccaattgattgattaattgaaatttggggatttttctcttcaaattgtcttggatgattactacaatgcaagttAGGtaaattcatcaaattcttaatgatagatttgatgagattgaatagttgcattgtgtgaatcattggaaaataatttaagatgaattgaatatatgatttgaattgatctcttggattagattacctaatttgaagagaaattagatctagacttaaagctaaatcaaaaatcggtttagatga contains the following coding sequences:
- the LOC100261284 gene encoding putative laccase-9, which translates into the protein MALEKMGSAVQFLLLVLLSGLMLVCRIAEGDTHYYDFVLKDTNFTRLCVTKTMLAVNESFPGPVVYVHTGDTAIINVQNEGSHGVTIHWHGVKQPRNPWSDGPDHITQCQIQPGTSFTQKVIFSEDQEGTLWWHAHSDWTRATVHGAIVVLPAEGTTYPFPQPDGEEVIVLACWYDADQNVELEYDLIHYNATTPESDAYTINGFPGDLVACSSEPAYSLVVDYGKTYLLRIVNAAMNSELFFAISEHNLTVVGTDGTYTKPLVTNYLMITPGQTMDVLITANQTPSYYYMAIRQFVTIDPSIPDFTNMTATAILQYRGNYTPPASPSLPTTLPTFYQLDAGYNFTSKLRSLASPEHPANVPQNVTTRMFITASINLVSYTFEGIIVPHIASTLNNISFMDPSSSILDAYYRHISGVYTTDFPDDPPSFFDFTGVDDLPSAITKPATKVKVLNYNETLEIVFQGTNLLTSAEDHPVHLHGYTFFVVGMGFGNFDPVADPKGYNLVDPPEQNTVRVPKNGWVAIRLRVDNPGVWLWHCHLDRHFTWGMATVFIVKDGGTPETSLLPPPDYMPPCTTPSPIRLEDFNDADGVVNTISKI